TACCGGCAGGTGCCCATTTTGATGCTCACGGGACTGTCCGACGACGGCACCGTAGCGGCCGCTTACGCCGCCGGAGCCACGGACTACATTCCCAAACCCTTGCGGCCGGAGGTGCTCAGGCACAAGGTGAGCCACCTCCTGCACAGCCACCACATTGCGCGGCAACTTCGGGAAACTGAAAACAAACTGCGTTCGATCGTGCAGTATGCCAATGATGCCATTCTCGTGCTGGATGCGGCTTTGCACGTCCTTGAACTCAACCCGAAAGCCGAGCTGCTGCTGGGGGCAGGTGTGGTTGGGAACATGATCGGGGAGCTTCTCGATACCGAAGAGTCCCTGGATACCCTTCTGCCACACCTTACCCGGACCGGAAGGAGCATCGGGGCCGCCGTCAGAAACCGGGATGGCAGGACAGCCTCGGTTGAACTGACCAGCAGCGATTTTTACCTTGGCACGCATCGGCGCTACGTTCTCATTCTGCGCAACATTACCGGGCGCAAGCCTTCCGAAAAAACTCTGGAAGTGCCCAGCGACCTGCCGGACTCCCTGACGGCTGTGCCATCACAGGGCCGTGGCCCCTCTGAACCAGAGCCGGAGACATCCGACATTCTGGATGCTTTGCCCCTGGGACTCGCCCGGCTGAACCGCCGTGGACAGATCATCTTCATCAACCGGCGCCTGACGGATATGCTTGGTGAACGGCCGTCCCGCTGTCTGGGGGCTTCCGGGCGACGCTACGTGAGTCGCCTGGGTTGGAAGGAGTACAAGCCGGCCCTGCGCCGGTTTTTGTCCCACCGGCCGCTTTCCATTGCGGCCGGTGAGCCGGTTGTGCTCACGCGGAGCCTGGTCCTCAGAAAAACCGATGGGTGCTTCTTTCCGGTCATCCTTTCCCTGATGCCTGTCGCCGGCAAGGATGGATGGCTCGTCCTGGTCGAGGACCGCACACGTCACCAGACGCTTGAGGACAGGCTCCGGTGCCTCAATGAAGAATGGGTCGTGGCCGTGGATGCCCTTCCAGACATGATTCTGCTCGAAGACCGGATGGGGCGGATTCGGCGCTGTAACCGTGCGGTGGCGGAATTTCTCCAGCGTCCCTACTCGGCCATCATTGGCCAGACTTCGGCGGCGCTTTTCTGGGGGGCGAGGGAAGGTTCCCTGGCGCACTGCGTCCAACATCCGGCAGCGTTCCAGTTTCCCACCAGCGACCGCTGGTTTCGGATGAACAGCTACTGGATTGACCAGGAGCGCGGGATTGGAACCGGTTGGGTGCATATCATCACGGACATCACTTCCCAGCGGCGCAGCGAACTGGAACGGGGACGACTGATCCGGGTCATCGAGCAGGTTGGAGAAGCGGTTGTGACCTTCGACCGGCACGGCCGGGTTCAGTTCTGCAATCCGGCTTTCGAGCAACTGACCGGAATTCGGAGCTGGGAGGCAGTTGGCCATTCATTGCACCGGTTGGGCTTCGGGCCGGTTGACCGGGCCGTTCGCCGGGACATCCTGCGCCAGCTTGTCCGTGGAAAGGGCTGGTGC
This window of the Chloracidobacterium sp. N genome carries:
- a CDS encoding PAS domain S-box protein, coding for MLQPAKTSPGNPAEPLIHIVDDDDTVRRLLTILMEKEGFRVVAHRNGLTALEQSPALQPELVMLDVAMPGMDGITLCRHLRQLDAYRQVPILMLTGLSDDGTVAAAYAAGATDYIPKPLRPEVLRHKVSHLLHSHHIARQLRETENKLRSIVQYANDAILVLDAALHVLELNPKAELLLGAGVVGNMIGELLDTEESLDTLLPHLTRTGRSIGAAVRNRDGRTASVELTSSDFYLGTHRRYVLILRNITGRKPSEKTLEVPSDLPDSLTAVPSQGRGPSEPEPETSDILDALPLGLARLNRRGQIIFINRRLTDMLGERPSRCLGASGRRYVSRLGWKEYKPALRRFLSHRPLSIAAGEPVVLTRSLVLRKTDGCFFPVILSLMPVAGKDGWLVLVEDRTRHQTLEDRLRCLNEEWVVAVDALPDMILLEDRMGRIRRCNRAVAEFLQRPYSAIIGQTSAALFWGAREGSLAHCVQHPAAFQFPTSDRWFRMNSYWIDQERGIGTGWVHIITDITSQRRSELERGRLIRVIEQVGEAVVTFDRHGRVQFCNPAFEQLTGIRSWEAVGHSLHRLGFGPVDRAVRRDILRQLVRGKGWCGRYLARRRDGSTYPQQATISPVRDAQGQLQNVVVVCRDVTEQLRYEAIAEAVNVTENASHIFSAIRHEMGNPINSIKTALTVLRQTKPLSSEAVTTYVERCLSEIGRVEYLLRALRSFSLYETPELKAQPLLPFLERFCALVKEGLSAQGVDFQPRLASDLGWINFDARALHQALMNLISNAVDALSPVPTPQITLMARRYRRLIVIEVHDNGPGIEPKHRDHIFKPFYTTKPQGTGLGLVIARKLLSRMRGTVELQSPPAGGCVAIVTLEALPEDDR